Proteins encoded in a region of the Bubalus bubalis isolate 160015118507 breed Murrah chromosome 9, NDDB_SH_1, whole genome shotgun sequence genome:
- the LOC112587060 gene encoding RING finger protein unkempt homolog — protein MEVMSVYRLQVPPAGAECELALEQRDALEVQVKKLQEELERLHSGPDPQALPTFPGLEALSLSTLHSLQKQLRALLEQVDKAVFHMQLVKCLKCHEQNPAVLLCQQAVLCKLCAEGSECPICQLGRAHFLQSRRLGRAAVRRYPSSKQRSSGYALLEQP, from the exons GTGCCTCCGGCAGGCGCAGAGTGTGAGCTGGCCCTGGAGCAGCGGGATGCCCTGGAGGTGCAGGTGAAGAAGCTGCAGGAGGAGCTGGAGCGGCTGCACTCGGGCCCTGACCCACAGGCTCTGCCCACCTTCCCCGGCCTGGAAGCCCTCTCACTCTCCACCCTCCACTCTCTCCAGAAGCAGCTGCGGGCGCTCCTGGAGCAAGTGGACAAG GCTGTATTCCACATGCAGCTGGTGAAATGCCTTAAGTGTCATGAGCAAAACCCAGCAGTGCTTCTGTGCCAACAGGCCGTGCTGTGTAAGCTCTGTGCTGAGGGCAGTGAGTGCCCCATCTGCCAGCTGGGCCGGGCCCATTTCCTCCAGTCACGAAGGttaggaagggcggcggtgaggagatacccctcgtccaagcaAAGGAGCAGCGGctacgctttgctggagcagccatga
- the LOC102395688 gene encoding olfactory receptor 2T29-like, whose translation MDNNTWMTSYTERLDFTLVGIFSQSQHPALLCLVISVVFLMAFSGNIILIFLIYSDAHLHTPMYFFISQLSFMDMMYISVTVPKMLMDQITGVNKISVPECGIQMFLYVTLAGSEFFLLASMAYDRYMAICHPLHYPVLMNHRVCLFLASGCWFLGSVDGFLFTPITMTFPFCRSREIHHFFCEVPAVLKLSCSDTSLYEIFMYLCCVLMLLIPVTIISGSYYFILLTIHRMNSAEGQKKAFATCSSHMTVVILFYGAAIYTYMLPNSYHTPEKDMMVSVFYTILTPVLNPLIYSLRNKDVMGALKKMLNVEIVFQETIK comes from the coding sequence ATGGACAATAACACCTGGATGACCAGCTACACTGAAAGATTAGATTTCACCCTGGTGGGAATCTTCAGTCAATCACAACACCCTGCTCTCCTTTGTTTGGTCATTTCTGTGGTTTTCCTGATGGCCTTCTCTGGAAATATCATTCTGATTTTTTTGATATATTCTGATGctcacctccacacccccatgtactttttcaTCAGTCAGTTGTCTTTCATGGACATGATGTACATTTCTGTTACTGTACCCAAGATGCTCATGGACCAGATCACAGGTGTAAATAAGATCTCAGTTCCTGAATGCGGGATTCAGATGTTCCTCTATGTGACACTAGCAGGTTCAGAATTTTTCCTTCTGGCCTCCATGGCCTATGATCGCTACATGGCCATTTGCCATCCTCTCCATTACCCTGTCCTCATGAACCACAGGGTGTGTCTCTTCCTGGCATCTGGCTGCTGGTTTCTGGGCTCAGTGGATGGCTTCTTGTTTACTCCCATCACCATGACCTTCCCCTTCTGCAGATCCCGGGAGATCcatcatttcttctgtgaagtTCCTGCTGTATTAAAGCTTTCCTGCTCAGACACCTCCCTATATGAGATTTTCATGTACCTGTGTTGTGTCCTCATGCTCCTCATTCCTGTGACAATCATTTCAGGCTCTTATTACTTTATCCTCCTCACCATTCATAGGATGAACTCAGCAGAGGGTCAGAAGAAGGCATTTGCGACTTGTTCCTCCCACATGACTGTGGTCATCCTCTTTTATGGGGCtgccatatacacatatatgcttcCCAATTCCTACCACACACCTGAGAAGGACATGATGGTATCTGTCTTTTACACCATACTCACTCCTGTACTAAACCCTTTAATCTATAGTCTAAGGAATAAAGATGTTATGGGGGCTCTGAAGAAAATGTTGAACGTGGAAATTGTTTTTCAAGAAACTATAAAGTAA